The Zingiber officinale cultivar Zhangliang chromosome 9A, Zo_v1.1, whole genome shotgun sequence genome window below encodes:
- the LOC122019947 gene encoding uncharacterized protein LOC122019947 isoform X1, whose product MCARGFGNFHLAISAREWRMGEGGGYQEDGDARRCALGDVTNLGKRGLILDSKKIFSGEGIDENSQANVDDSFVEERAFKKWKTDIDGKTEALVDIKGKGLFSSEAKEAGWPMTPNIIGNFVQRNIESDLVSLQKSSDSLANETVGKLGSGFISTEPVLVQCDKLFVTDSEEDFSDGHETDSAGSTRYSFQSKEVENCSTALKSPGLDFTTLKEGNVHGCEGPWKFQKTSGSSKGSMDSGVNESSSVPSCGKVGMLEESCKCPFCLKAAYIWADLNYQDTRARLAELKKSRRLAKSLEARSCSNKSSTKAARRISDTSASLESELTQQWRSLFLCTENIVAREAFELHDKFLRLKELKENCKRDLEKNSLVPS is encoded by the exons ATGTGTGCACGAG GATTTGGGAACTTCCATTTGGCGATTTCTGCAAGGGAGTGGAGAATGGGTGAAGGAGGCGGATATCAAGAAGATGGTGATGCCAGAAGATGTGCTTTGGGTGATGTAACTAATCTTGGGAAAAGAGGGCTTATTTTGGATTCAAAAAAGATTTTTTCAGGAGAAGGGATTGACGAAAACAGTCAAGCCAATGTCGATGATAGTTTTGTAGAGGAAAGAGCTTTTAAGAAATGGAAAACAGACATTGATGGCAAAACTGAAGCTTTGGTTGACATAAAAGGGAAGGGCCTTTTCTCTTCCGAGGCTAAAGAGGCAGGCTGGCCTATGACTCCAAACATCATAGGCAATTTTGTCCAGAGAAAtattgaatctgatttggtttcCCTGCAAAAGAGTTCTGATTCATTAGCAAATGAGACTGTTGGCAAGTTAGGATCAGGCTTTATATCCACTGAGCCAGTGCTTGTGCAATGTGATAAATTATTCGTAACTGATTCAGAAGAAGATTTTTCGGATGGTCATGAAACTGATAGTGCTGGTTCTACTAGATACTCTTTCCAATCAAAGGAAGTTGAAAACTGTTCGACTGCACTAAAATCTCCTGGCTTAGACTTTACAACTTTGAAGGAAGGAAATGTTCATGGTTGCGAAGGTCCCTGGAAGTTCCAAAAAACATCTGGCTCATCGAAAGGCAGTATGGATTCTGGTGTAAATGAATCCAGTAGCGTCCCAAGTTGTGGCAAAGTTGGAATGCTGGAAGAATCTTGTAAATGTCCTTTTTGTCTCAAAG CGGCTTACATATGGGCAGACCTAAATTATCAGGACACTAGAGCCAGACTTGCCG aatTGAAGAAAAGCAGAAGACTTGCGAAGTCTTTAGAAGCACGAAGTTGCAGCAACAAAAGTAGTACCAAAGCTGCTCGAAGGATCTCAGATACATCTGCTTCATTGGAGTCTGAATTAACTCAACAGTGGCGATCACTTTTCCTTTGCACAGAGAATATTGTTGCCCGTGAAGCTTTTGAGCTT CATGACAAATTTCTCAGGCTGAAAGAGTTGAAGGAGAACTGCAAGAGAGACTTGGAGAAAAATAGTTTGGTTCCTTCATAG
- the LOC122019946 gene encoding probable cyclic nucleotide-gated ion channel 5, which translates to MFDGGHKAQYMDGQREKFVRLEESSPALSFSSDTDRRNRSTFNVEGFGQGSHTSFKFIRGGVRKGSEGLKFLGRSLRFGASREVFPEDLKVSEKKIFDPQDKFLIIMNRLFVISCILAVAVDPLFYYLPIKDENCLGIDRKLAVASTTLRTIIDCFYLIRMALQFRTGYIAPSTRVFGRGELVIDPAQIAKHYLRSNFIIDFLSVLPLPQIVVWRFLHRNKGSDVLATKNALFVIVLLQYIPRLFRIIPLTSELKRTAGVFAETAWAGAAYYLLWFMLACHVVGSFWYLLSVEREDDCWQSACKQQNDTCITNYLYCGNEDLDGFLKWNASFILERCNADDSNNAFFQFGIYEQALTSGIVASNHFISKIAYCFWWGLQNVSTLGQGLQTSTYLGEVIFSIIIAVLGLVLFALLIGNMQTYLQSMTIRLEEMRVKRRDSEQWMHHRMLPPDLRQRVRRYDQYKWLETRGVDEEGLVQSLPKDLRRDIKRHLCLALVRRVPLFEKLDERLLDAICEGLKPSLYTENTYILREGDPVDEMLFIIRGSLESITTDGGRSGFFNRTLLQERDFCGEELLTWALDPKSGGNLPTSTRTVRALNEVETFSLNADELKFVASQFRRLHSRQVQHTFRFYSQQWRMWAACFIQAAWRRYVKRKMAELLQKEEEERRRNNLVKGTTSLGAAIYASRFAANAMRGVHRLRNRRALGLVRLQKPPEPDFTAEGAD; encoded by the exons ATGTTTGACGGTGGACATAAAGCTCAATATATGGACGGTCAAAGAGAAAAGTTTGTGAG GCTTGAAGAGTCAAGTCCTGCGTTGTCATTTTCCTCGGATACGGATAGAAGGAATAGAAGCACATTCAATGTTGAGGGATTTGGTCAAGGATCACACACCTCATTCAAATTCATAAGGGGAGGAGTGAGAAAGGGATCTGAGGGTCTTAAGTTTCTTGGCAGGTCACTTAGATTTGGTGCTTCTAGGGAAGTTTTTCCTGAAGACCTCAAGGTTTCTGAGAAGAAGATTTTTGATCCTCAAGATAAATTTCTGATTATAATGAACAGGCTTTTTGTCATATCATGTATTCTTGCAGTAGCAGTGGATCCTTTGTTTTATTATCTTCCTATAAAAGATGAAAATTGCCTAGGAATAGATCGGAAGTTAGCTGTTGCATCTACTACCTTGCGGACGATCATTGATTGTTTCTATCTTATTCGTATGGCTCTTCAATTTCGTACTGGTTACATTGCCCCATCAACCCGAGTGTTTGGCAGAGGTGAACTTGTAATTGATCCAGCACAGATAGCAAAACATTACTTGAGAAGCAACTTCATTATTGACTTCCTGTCTGTCCTACCACTCCCACAG ATTGTAGTTTGGAGGTTTCTTCATAGAAATAAAGGATCAGATGTACTGGCTACAAAAAATGCATTGTTTGTTATTGTTCTGCTTCAGTATATCCCTAGATTATTCCGCATTATTCCTTTAACATCAGAGTTGAAAAGGACTGCTGGTGTCTTTGCTGAAACTGCTTGGGCTGGTGCTGCATATTATTTATTGTGGTTCATGCTAGCTTGCCAT GTTGTTGGTTCTTTCTGGTACTTGTTGTCTGTTGAGCGAGAAGATGATTGTTGGCAGTCAGCTTGTAAGCAACAGAATGACACGTGCATCACAAATTACTTATATTGCGGCAATGAAGATCTTGATGGTTTTCTCAAGTGGAATGCCAGCTTTATTCTGGAGCGATGTAATGCTGATGATAGCAATAATGCTTTTTTCCAATTTGGAATCTATGAGCAGGCTTTGACTTCGGGTATTGTGGCATCTAACCATTTCATTTCCAAAATTGCTTACTGCTTCTGGTGGGGATTGCAGAATGTAAG TACGCTAGGCCAAGGGCTGCAAACAAGCACTTATCTTGGGGAGGTGATCTTCTCAATCatcatcgctgttcttggacttgtACTGTTTGCCCTCCTTATCGGTAACATGCAG ACATATCTTCAATCGATGACGATACGGCTCGAAGAGATGCGAGTTAAGAGGCGTGACTCAGAACAGTGGATGCATCACCGTATGCTACCACCAGACCTCAGACAGCGTGTCCGTCGATATGATCAGTACAAGTGGTTGGAGACGAGAGGTGTGGATGAAGAAggtttggttcagagccttcccAAGGATCTTCGGCGGGATATCAAGCGTCATCTTTGTTTAGCCTTGGTTAGGAGG GTTCCTTTATTTGAGAAGTTGGATGAGCGTTTGCTAGATGCAATTTGTGAAGGACTCAAACCTAGTCTGTACACAGAGAACACATACATTCTGAGAGAGGGGGATCCCGTGGACGAAATGCTCTTCATCATTCGTGGGAGCTTGGAGAGCATAACTACTGATGGAGGAAGAAGCGGGTTCTTCAACCGAACTCTTCTTCAAGAGCGTGATTTCTGCGGTGAGGAGCTCTTGACTTGGGCACTAGATCCAAAGTCCGGTGGCAACCTACCAACTTCCACGAGGACCGTGAGAGCACTGAATGAAGTTGAAACATTCTCACTGAATGCTGATGAACTCAAGTTCGTGGCGAGCCAGTTCAGACGTCTCCACAGCCGGCAAGTCCAGCATACATTTCGATTCTACTCACAGCAATGGAGGATGTGGGCAGCTTGCTTCATCCAAGCCGCGTGGAGACGCTATGTCAAGCGGAAGATGGCCGAGCTTctgcagaaggaagaagaagaaagacggagAAATAACTTGGTGAAAGGCACCACAAGCCTTGGTGCGGCCATCTACGCATCGAGATTCGCTGCCAACGCGATGCGAGGTGTTCATCGGCTTCGGAACAGGAGGGCCCTTGGATTGGTGAGGTTGCAAAAACCACCCGAGCCTGATTTCACTGCAGAAGGTGCTGATTGA
- the LOC122019953 gene encoding Golgi SNAP receptor complex member 1-1-like isoform X2, with translation MTSYRRLVSLKSNGSETDLESGIEHSLKQLQQVNLQMQIWVSSGGSQIISHTLTRHKEILQDLTQEFYRLQSSRRAKQERSSLLLDFRDFDRAKADMEDGANTEQHALLKEQAAIGRSSGQMDNVISQAQATLGTLALQRSTFGGITTKIGNVSSRLPTVNHILSSIKRKKSMDTIILSLVASICTFLMLIYWLSK, from the exons ATGACTTCATATCGTAGGCTCGTTTCGTTAAAATCCAATGGTTCAGAGACAGATCTCGAATCTGGAATTGAACATTCACTAAAGCAACTCCAACAAGTCAATTTGCAGATGCAaatctgggtatcttctggaggCTCACAGATTATTTCTCACACACTGACACGGCATAAAGAAATTCTACAAGATCTCACTCAG GAGTTCTACAGGCTTCAGTCTAGCCGCAGAGCAAAACAAGAGCGTTCTTCGCTTCTTCTAGACTTTAGAGACTTCGATAGAGCAAAGGCAGACATGGAAGATGGTGCCAATACTGAACAACATGCCCTACTTAAAGAACAAGCAGCTATAGGTAGAAGTTCAGGGCAG ATGGACAATGTAATCTCGCAAGCACAAGCCACTCTGGGAACACTAGCTCTTCAGCGTTCCACGTTTGGTGGCATCACTACCAAGATCGGTAATGTCAGCAGCAGACTTCCTACG GTAAATCATATTCTTTCATCAATTAAAAGGAAAAAATCGATGGACACCATAATCCTGTCCCTCGTCGCGTCAATTTGTACATTTCTCATGTTGATTTACTGGTTGTCAAAGTAA
- the LOC122019947 gene encoding uncharacterized protein LOC122019947 isoform X2, with protein sequence MGEGGGYQEDGDARRCALGDVTNLGKRGLILDSKKIFSGEGIDENSQANVDDSFVEERAFKKWKTDIDGKTEALVDIKGKGLFSSEAKEAGWPMTPNIIGNFVQRNIESDLVSLQKSSDSLANETVGKLGSGFISTEPVLVQCDKLFVTDSEEDFSDGHETDSAGSTRYSFQSKEVENCSTALKSPGLDFTTLKEGNVHGCEGPWKFQKTSGSSKGSMDSGVNESSSVPSCGKVGMLEESCKCPFCLKAAYIWADLNYQDTRARLAELKKSRRLAKSLEARSCSNKSSTKAARRISDTSASLESELTQQWRSLFLCTENIVAREAFELHDKFLRLKELKENCKRDLEKNSLVPS encoded by the exons ATGGGTGAAGGAGGCGGATATCAAGAAGATGGTGATGCCAGAAGATGTGCTTTGGGTGATGTAACTAATCTTGGGAAAAGAGGGCTTATTTTGGATTCAAAAAAGATTTTTTCAGGAGAAGGGATTGACGAAAACAGTCAAGCCAATGTCGATGATAGTTTTGTAGAGGAAAGAGCTTTTAAGAAATGGAAAACAGACATTGATGGCAAAACTGAAGCTTTGGTTGACATAAAAGGGAAGGGCCTTTTCTCTTCCGAGGCTAAAGAGGCAGGCTGGCCTATGACTCCAAACATCATAGGCAATTTTGTCCAGAGAAAtattgaatctgatttggtttcCCTGCAAAAGAGTTCTGATTCATTAGCAAATGAGACTGTTGGCAAGTTAGGATCAGGCTTTATATCCACTGAGCCAGTGCTTGTGCAATGTGATAAATTATTCGTAACTGATTCAGAAGAAGATTTTTCGGATGGTCATGAAACTGATAGTGCTGGTTCTACTAGATACTCTTTCCAATCAAAGGAAGTTGAAAACTGTTCGACTGCACTAAAATCTCCTGGCTTAGACTTTACAACTTTGAAGGAAGGAAATGTTCATGGTTGCGAAGGTCCCTGGAAGTTCCAAAAAACATCTGGCTCATCGAAAGGCAGTATGGATTCTGGTGTAAATGAATCCAGTAGCGTCCCAAGTTGTGGCAAAGTTGGAATGCTGGAAGAATCTTGTAAATGTCCTTTTTGTCTCAAAG CGGCTTACATATGGGCAGACCTAAATTATCAGGACACTAGAGCCAGACTTGCCG aatTGAAGAAAAGCAGAAGACTTGCGAAGTCTTTAGAAGCACGAAGTTGCAGCAACAAAAGTAGTACCAAAGCTGCTCGAAGGATCTCAGATACATCTGCTTCATTGGAGTCTGAATTAACTCAACAGTGGCGATCACTTTTCCTTTGCACAGAGAATATTGTTGCCCGTGAAGCTTTTGAGCTT CATGACAAATTTCTCAGGCTGAAAGAGTTGAAGGAGAACTGCAAGAGAGACTTGGAGAAAAATAGTTTGGTTCCTTCATAG
- the LOC122019949 gene encoding annexin A13-like, which produces MNANRQQLTALEADSVCLHNFFSGNSTSMDPKRIMEILAANTETIKHIRVTYRALYNHELLHVLAQLHDSFSRAAYLRVSEASKRDAEIIRAALFGSNVDLNTIIEIICTQSTSELKSCEQAYQIKYNSKLGKDVSDKTKGSMKEILMGVLKTKKEERDDTSLAICDAKVLYEAIESGRYIDQKNIILILANRSTCQMKTTFSSFKQLYGHEFKKILKKDKCGEFGKNLRIVIQCIQSPEKHYAKQLQRRLMVGDVQTLLIRIVVSRFNIDIKSINSSFTVKTGRTLESLIRNEFCSSSSRDSDKSKSLVGDLLIALINNSKNMSR; this is translated from the exons ATGAATGCAAACAGGCAACAACTCACTGCACTTGAAGCTGATTCTGTCTGCCTTCACAATTTCTTTTCTG GAAATTCAACATCAATGGATCCAAAAAGAATCATGGAGATACTTGCAGCAAATACAGAAACAATCAAGCATATTCGAGTCACCTACCGTGCTCTTTATAATCATGAACTCCTCCATGTTCTTGCCCAACTGCATGATTCTTTCTCC AGGGCAGCTTACCTTCGAGTGAGTGAAGCTTCCAAGCGAGATGCTGAGATAATAAGGGCAGCACTTTTTGGAAGCAATGTTGATCTTAACACCATCATCGAAATAATTTGTACACAATCGACTTCTGAGTTGAAATCTTGTGAACAAGCATATCAGATTAAGTACAACTCCAAACTTGGGAAAGATGTTTCTGATAAGACAAAAGGCAGCATGAAGGAG ATTCTGATGGGAGTTCTGAAAACTAAAAAGGAAGAGAGAGATGACACGAGCTTGGCGATCTGCGATGCAAAGGTACTCTATGAAGCAATAGAAAGTGGAAGATACATTGATCAAAAGAACATAATCCTCATACTGGCAAACAGAAGCACATGCCAAATGAAAACTACATTCTCCTCTTTTAAACAACTCTATGGCCATGAGTTCAAGAAGATTCTGAAAAAGGACAAGTGTGGTGAATTTGGTAAGAATCTACGCATAGTAATTCAATGCATTCAGTCACCTGAAAAGCACTACGCGAAGCAACTGCAAAGAAGATTGATGGTCGGTGATGTGCAAACCCTTCTGATAAGAATAGTGGTGTCACGTTTCAATATCGATATTAAGAGCATAAACAGTAGTTTCACCGTCAAGACTGGTCGGACCCTGGAAAGTCTGATAAGGAATGAATTCTGCAGCAGCAGCAGTCGTGAcagtgataaatcaaaaagctTGGTCGGCGACCTCCTTATTGCGCTCATCAACAACTCCAAGAACATGTCTCGCTGA
- the LOC122019952 gene encoding ATP synthase delta chain, chloroplastic-like produces MAALRSSPLVLRPAAAAPSSSSVRVSCFLRRFPSTVPRRLRIILPSRRRHGGGALGAVMADSAASSYANALAEAAKSNGSLEETAADIEKVEKAFADPAVQSFFSNPTISAERKAEVVKEIASSLKLLPYTANFLNILVDMRRIDILSEIIKEFELQYNKITNTEVAVVTSVVTLEPQDLAQIAKVVQRLTGANNVRIKTALDPSLIAGFTIRFGATGSKFVDMSVKKQLDEIATKLDFSAVTF; encoded by the coding sequence ATGGCCGCCCTCCGCTCCTCTCCCCTCGTCCTCCGCCCCGCCGCCGCCgccccttcttcctcctctgtccGTGTTTCCTGCTTCCTACGACGATTTCCCTCTACCGTCCCCCGACGCCTTAGGATCATCCTGCCTTCCCGCCGCCGCCACGGCGGCGGCGCCCTCGGTGCCGTGATGGCGGACTCCGCCGCTTCGAGCTACGCGAACGCTCTCGCCGAAGCCGCGAAGTCTAACGGATCCCTCGAGGAGACGGCCGCCGACATCGAGAAGGTGGAGAAGGCGTTCGCCGACCCGGCCGTCCAATCCTTCTTCTCCAACCCCACCATCTCGGCGGAGCGGAAAGCCGAGGTAGTGAAGGAGATCGCCTCCTCCCTCAAGCTCCTCCCCTACACCGCCAACTTCCTCAACATCCTCGTCGACATGCGGCGGATCGACATCCTCAGCGAGATCATCAAGGAGTTCGAGCTGCAATACAACAAGATCACCAACACGGAGGTCGCCGTCGTGACTTCGGTGGTGACCTTGGAGCCCCAGGACCTCGCCCAGATCGCGAAGGTGGTGCAGCGGCTCACCGGCGCCAACAACGTGCGGATCAAGACGGCGCTCGATCCTTCCCTCATCGCCGGATTCACGATTCGGTTCGGCGCAACCGGGTCCAAGTTCGTCGACATGAGCGTCAAGAAGCAGCTCGATGAGATCGCTACGAAGCTTGATTTCTCCGCCGTTACCTTCTAA
- the LOC122019953 gene encoding Golgi SNAP receptor complex member 1-1-like isoform X1, with protein sequence MEASSWDALRKQARKLEAQLDEQMTSYRRLVSLKSNGSETDLESGIEHSLKQLQQVNLQMQIWVSSGGSQIISHTLTRHKEILQDLTQEFYRLQSSRRAKQERSSLLLDFRDFDRAKADMEDGANTEQHALLKEQAAIGRSSGQMDNVISQAQATLGTLALQRSTFGGITTKIGNVSSRLPTVNHILSSIKRKKSMDTIILSLVASICTFLMLIYWLSK encoded by the exons ATGGAGGCGTCCTCGTGGGACGCCCTTCGGAAACAG GCAAGGAAGCTTGAAGCTCAATTGGATGAGCAGATGACTTCATATCGTAGGCTCGTTTCGTTAAAATCCAATGGTTCAGAGACAGATCTCGAATCTGGAATTGAACATTCACTAAAGCAACTCCAACAAGTCAATTTGCAGATGCAaatctgggtatcttctggaggCTCACAGATTATTTCTCACACACTGACACGGCATAAAGAAATTCTACAAGATCTCACTCAG GAGTTCTACAGGCTTCAGTCTAGCCGCAGAGCAAAACAAGAGCGTTCTTCGCTTCTTCTAGACTTTAGAGACTTCGATAGAGCAAAGGCAGACATGGAAGATGGTGCCAATACTGAACAACATGCCCTACTTAAAGAACAAGCAGCTATAGGTAGAAGTTCAGGGCAG ATGGACAATGTAATCTCGCAAGCACAAGCCACTCTGGGAACACTAGCTCTTCAGCGTTCCACGTTTGGTGGCATCACTACCAAGATCGGTAATGTCAGCAGCAGACTTCCTACG GTAAATCATATTCTTTCATCAATTAAAAGGAAAAAATCGATGGACACCATAATCCTGTCCCTCGTCGCGTCAATTTGTACATTTCTCATGTTGATTTACTGGTTGTCAAAGTAA
- the LOC122019954 gene encoding FCS-Like Zinc finger 6-like, which translates to MLLGNRPRPPIRRTTSSTEFPAGVLLDIELPQLSDPERSIGGKAIDPHLGVMQGSIAGVGMDWRAARFMGSMLSPRGGVQRRELFVSPETAGFLMACRLCNRRLGPGRDAFMYRGEIAFCSLECRQQHINLDEQKERCLLNSS; encoded by the exons ATGTTACTGGGGAATCGTCCAAGGCCTCCGATTCGGCGGACCACTAGCTCCACGGAGTTCCCGGCCGGCGTCCTCTTGGACATCGAGCTCCCTCAGCTGTCGGATCCGGAAAGATCGATAGGAGGCAAAGCCATCGATCCGCATCTAGGAGTGATGCAGGGATCGATCGCCGGAGTCGGGATGGACTGGCGCGCGGCTAGGTTCATGGGGTCCATGCTCTCGCCCCGCGGCGGCGTGCAGAGGAGGGAGCTCTTCGTATCGCCTGAGACGGCGGGATTCTTGATGGCCTGCAGGCTATGCAACCGGCGACTAGGGCCCGGCAGGGATGCCTTCATGTACCG GGGTGAGATTGCCTTTTGCAGCCTCGAATGCCGTCAGCAGCACATCAACTTAGATGAGCAGAAAGAGAGATGCCTCTTGAATAGTAGTTGA
- the LOC122019951 gene encoding uncharacterized protein LOC122019951 isoform X1 — translation MDRNPPVRKSQASTADLLTWSEAPLTATEQATPPYRRTLKPVGGISPVMFGAQLSAEEAESLSKRKPCSSSKLREMTGSGIFVADGENEMQESGNAASNSNNKTSIRIQQVVSAISQISFGAEETVSPKKPTSIAEVAKQRELSGTAESELDAQVKKQLSQAKSKELSGHDIFGPPPEVPVRPLAARNLELRGTLDFVLPQPQSIHSSVKVTKPPGGTSDITPNEETFTKTTPMIHTQKFQLTGNDIFKEDAPPGSAEKPLSIAKLREMSGSDIFADGKAVSRDYFGGIRKPPGGESSIALV, via the exons ATGGATCGGAATCCGCCGGTGAGGAAGTCGCAGGCCTCCACGGCGGATCTGCTCACTTGGTCGGAGGCGCCGCTTACGGCGACCGAACAGGCGACGCCGCCGTACCGACGAACGCTCAAG CCCGTAGGCGGCATTAGCCCCGTGATGTTCGGAGCGCAGCTGTCGGCAGAAGAGGCGGAGAGCTTGAGCAAGAG AAAACCCTGTTCAAGTTCAAAACTGAGGGAGATGACAGGAAGTGGTATCTTTGTGGCAGATGGTGAGAATGAGATGCAAGAATCTGGTAATGCTGCTTCAAATTCAAATAATAAGACAAGTATAAGAATTCAG CAAGTAGTTAGTGCAATTAGCCAGATCTCATTTGGCGCTGAAGAAACAGTTTCTCCAAAGAAGCCAACCTCAATTGCTGAGGTAGCAAAGCAACGAGAATTAAGTGGGACAGCTGAAAGTGAATTAGATGCTCAAGTTAAAAAGCAGCTCTCTCAAGCCAAGTCCAAAGAGCTTAGTGGCCATGACATATTTGGTCCTCCACCTGAGGTTCCAGTCAGGCCATTAGCTGCGAGGAACTTGGAACTAAGGGGTACCTTGGATTTTGTCTTGCCACAGCCTCAAAGCATACATTCATCAGTAAAAGTAACTAAG CCACCTGGCGGCACCAGTGATATCACGCCAAATGAGGAAACATTCACCAAGACAACACCGATGATCCACACTCAGAAGTTTCAACTGACAGGCAATGACATATTCAAGGAAGATGCGCCGCCAGGGTCAGCAGAGAAGCCACTGAGCATAGCAAAGCTGAGGGAGATGAGTGGCAGTGATATCTTCGCCGATGGGAAAGCTGTCTCACGAGATTACTTCGGCGGCATCCGGAAACCCCCTGGTGGCGAGAGCAGCATTGCTCTGGTCTAA
- the LOC122019951 gene encoding uncharacterized protein LOC122019951 isoform X2 codes for MDLLTWSEAPLTATEQATPPYRRTLKPVGGISPVMFGAQLSAEEAESLSKRKPCSSSKLREMTGSGIFVADGENEMQESGNAASNSNNKTSIRIQQVVSAISQISFGAEETVSPKKPTSIAEVAKQRELSGTAESELDAQVKKQLSQAKSKELSGHDIFGPPPEVPVRPLAARNLELRGTLDFVLPQPQSIHSSVKVTKPPGGTSDITPNEETFTKTTPMIHTQKFQLTGNDIFKEDAPPGSAEKPLSIAKLREMSGSDIFADGKAVSRDYFGGIRKPPGGESSIALV; via the exons AT GGATCTGCTCACTTGGTCGGAGGCGCCGCTTACGGCGACCGAACAGGCGACGCCGCCGTACCGACGAACGCTCAAG CCCGTAGGCGGCATTAGCCCCGTGATGTTCGGAGCGCAGCTGTCGGCAGAAGAGGCGGAGAGCTTGAGCAAGAG AAAACCCTGTTCAAGTTCAAAACTGAGGGAGATGACAGGAAGTGGTATCTTTGTGGCAGATGGTGAGAATGAGATGCAAGAATCTGGTAATGCTGCTTCAAATTCAAATAATAAGACAAGTATAAGAATTCAG CAAGTAGTTAGTGCAATTAGCCAGATCTCATTTGGCGCTGAAGAAACAGTTTCTCCAAAGAAGCCAACCTCAATTGCTGAGGTAGCAAAGCAACGAGAATTAAGTGGGACAGCTGAAAGTGAATTAGATGCTCAAGTTAAAAAGCAGCTCTCTCAAGCCAAGTCCAAAGAGCTTAGTGGCCATGACATATTTGGTCCTCCACCTGAGGTTCCAGTCAGGCCATTAGCTGCGAGGAACTTGGAACTAAGGGGTACCTTGGATTTTGTCTTGCCACAGCCTCAAAGCATACATTCATCAGTAAAAGTAACTAAG CCACCTGGCGGCACCAGTGATATCACGCCAAATGAGGAAACATTCACCAAGACAACACCGATGATCCACACTCAGAAGTTTCAACTGACAGGCAATGACATATTCAAGGAAGATGCGCCGCCAGGGTCAGCAGAGAAGCCACTGAGCATAGCAAAGCTGAGGGAGATGAGTGGCAGTGATATCTTCGCCGATGGGAAAGCTGTCTCACGAGATTACTTCGGCGGCATCCGGAAACCCCCTGGTGGCGAGAGCAGCATTGCTCTGGTCTAA